In Bacillota bacterium, a single window of DNA contains:
- a CDS encoding DDE-type integrase/transposase/recombinase, with amino-acid sequence MEVSAPASGDDARDRVWEQRHTGHAENGNDGHPEAIVCGCRYTRTPSHTGLILSRQGLTRRYTPTFYHIPPILGSVALPALYLPSGCRTRAYLIAFIDDYSRFVPHAEYYFEERRPKLEDALKKAVLKYGIPSRLYCDNGAIYSGQHLERIAGELGFHLIHSRPGKPQGRGKVEKFYAEFRIMRSC; translated from the coding sequence GTGGAGGTATCAGCGCCGGCATCTGGAGATGATGCACGCGATCGAGTTTGGGAGCAACGCCACACGGGTCATGCAGAGAACGGAAACGACGGCCATCCAGAAGCAATTGTTTGCGGCTGTCGGTATACAAGAACCCCCTCGCATACTGGACTTATACTCTCCCGCCAAGGCCTAACACGTAGATACACGCCCACTTTCTACCATATCCCGCCGATACTTGGCTCCGTTGCTCTTCCGGCACTGTATCTACCTAGCGGGTGTCGAACTCGGGCCTATCTCATTGCCTTCATCGACGACTACTCGAGGTTTGTACCGCATGCCGAGTACTACTTCGAGGAGCGCCGCCCAAAACTCGAAGACGCCCTGAAGAAAGCAGTGCTGAAGTACGGAATCCCCAGCCGCCTTTACTGCGACAACGGCGCGATATACTCCGGCCAGCACCTTGAGCGAATCGCAGGGGAACTCGGGTTCCACCTCATACACTCACGGCCCGGCAAACCACAGGGGCGCGGCAAAGTCGAGAAGTTTTATGCGGAGTTCCGCATTATGCGGAGTTGCTAA
- a CDS encoding site-specific integrase, with protein sequence MLESANVPTQGVPCEQVLADFHVYLAETKGVRQGTQRVYVRHVREFLNSEFRFGIMFNQELSGRVVFRYITEHASRGRVVATKLATTALRSFIRYLVIRGKCDASLINSVPPVCNRKLSRIPTVLSKAQVDAILASFDRTTPLGLRNYAIVLCLAHLGLRSGDVVHLTLDDVNWRSGTLRVQGEKSRRASVMPVPYEVGSAIAAYVLKGRPITRERRIFVSHARGSQKGMPVTSSAIWPIVHKAAKRCEIDTTRVGAHTLRHTFASHMLQNGVELKQIADVLGHRSLNATFLYTKVDLRRLSEVTQPWPVVKP encoded by the coding sequence ATGCTCGAAAGCGCGAACGTCCCCACCCAGGGAGTCCCGTGCGAACAGGTGCTGGCAGACTTCCACGTATACCTGGCTGAAACCAAAGGAGTACGGCAGGGCACTCAACGTGTCTATGTTCGCCATGTTCGGGAGTTCCTCAATTCGGAGTTTCGGTTTGGAATCATGTTCAATCAGGAGTTGAGTGGTCGCGTTGTTTTCCGGTACATAACTGAACATGCATCCCGTGGCAGAGTCGTCGCGACTAAACTGGCGACTACAGCACTCCGCAGTTTCATCAGGTATCTGGTGATCCGGGGCAAGTGCGATGCTTCTTTGATCAACTCAGTGCCTCCGGTTTGCAACCGCAAACTGTCACGTATCCCTACAGTCCTTTCCAAGGCACAAGTGGACGCAATACTGGCTAGTTTCGACCGCACCACGCCGCTCGGGCTCAGAAACTATGCAATCGTTTTGTGCCTTGCCCATCTCGGGCTTCGATCCGGCGATGTTGTTCATCTCACACTGGATGATGTCAACTGGCGCTCTGGAACCCTCCGTGTTCAAGGCGAGAAGAGCCGACGCGCTAGCGTGATGCCAGTGCCGTATGAAGTGGGCTCCGCCATTGCGGCCTATGTTCTAAAAGGGCGCCCCATAACAAGAGAGCGCAGGATATTCGTCAGCCACGCACGGGGATCTCAAAAGGGTATGCCGGTTACAAGCTCAGCCATCTGGCCGATTGTTCACAAAGCGGCAAAACGCTGTGAGATTGACACTACACGAGTAGGCGCACATACTCTTCGGCACACCTTTGCCAGTCATATGCTGCAAAATGGTGTGGAATTGAAACAGATCGCGGACGTTCTTGGCCATCGCAGTCTGAACGCGACGTTTTTGTACACCAAGGTGGACCTACGGCGTCTTTCCGAGGTCACGCAGCCGTGGCCGGTGGTGAAACCATGA
- a CDS encoding tyrosine-type recombinase/integrase — translation MSAAMLDAVNEYLATRRALGYQLLVEGEELRRFAEYADRIGHHGPITTELAVNWAKLPKDAHPLYWARRLDMVRRLATYQVMNQPETQIPPRGLLGPSYRRVAPHIYTPEEIKALIQQASRLGPNGGLRPHTYQTLFGLLFCTGLRVSEALRLTISHVDLQKGILTVVGTKFHKSRLVPLHATTVEALRDYALHRQIHLPNAVSMNFFLTEKGTALKYHKTLLTFIELRKHLGWSELDRPPRIHDLRHTFAVTTLLNWYRHGEDIGNKVATLATYLGHVHVSDTYWYLSAVPELLAAAGSRFEAYLMDPGDEEREHGHDN, via the coding sequence ATGAGTGCAGCAATGCTTGATGCGGTAAATGAGTACCTCGCGACCAGACGCGCATTGGGGTATCAGCTCCTGGTTGAAGGGGAAGAATTGCGCCGGTTCGCAGAATATGCGGATCGGATAGGACACCATGGCCCGATCACGACCGAACTAGCGGTGAACTGGGCCAAACTCCCTAAAGATGCCCATCCCTTGTATTGGGCACGCCGGCTCGACATGGTCCGCCGCCTGGCTACATACCAAGTCATGAACCAGCCTGAGACCCAGATCCCGCCAAGAGGCCTTCTAGGCCCATCGTATCGCCGGGTGGCGCCTCATATCTATACCCCCGAAGAGATCAAGGCCCTGATACAGCAGGCATCCAGGCTGGGACCTAATGGCGGTTTGCGTCCACACACATACCAGACTCTTTTCGGACTTCTATTCTGTACTGGACTGCGAGTCTCCGAGGCCTTAAGGCTGACAATCTCGCACGTCGACCTACAGAAGGGCATTCTGACGGTTGTAGGCACCAAGTTCCACAAATCGCGCCTTGTGCCGCTACATGCCACAACTGTGGAGGCGCTGCGCGATTATGCTCTCCATCGCCAGATTCACCTGCCTAACGCTGTCAGTATGAATTTCTTTCTTACGGAAAAGGGCACTGCCCTCAAATACCACAAGACGTTGCTGACGTTCATTGAACTCAGAAAACACCTGGGCTGGTCTGAGCTTGACAGGCCACCGCGGATTCACGATCTCAGACACACATTCGCAGTTACAACCCTGTTGAACTGGTACAGGCATGGGGAGGACATTGGAAACAAGGTGGCAACACTAGCCACGTACCTTGGCCATGTCCACGTATCCGACACCTACTGGTATCTTAGTGCCGTACCAGAACTCCTGGCGGCAGCCGGTTCTCGTTTTGAAGCGTACCTTATGGATCCCGGTGACGAGGAGAGAGAACATGGCCACGACAACTAG
- a CDS encoding site-specific integrase: protein MATTTSPPSFPRLVQEFFSVYLLEQHNASQHTIASYRDTFRLLLQYSAKRLGKKPSDLTLTDLDASLVLGFLDHLETERGNSVASRNARLAAIRSFLNYAGFRDPSALAGVQRVRAIPNKRYDRLLLGFLSREEMQAILDAPDCSTWSGQRDHAMLATFYNTGARVSEVVSLQVKDVDLEHRRCIQIVGKGRKQRQVPLWKSTVGILKSWRRQLPNNESAPLFPNRFGQPMTRSGVESRLNEAVRTARERQPSLDGRKISPHTLRHTTAMHLLQSGVDITVIALWLGHESIETTHRYIEADLEMKRKALETVSEPVIPRHSYQPPDRLLAFLESL from the coding sequence ATGGCCACGACAACTAGCCCTCCTTCGTTTCCCAGGCTGGTACAGGAGTTCTTCTCCGTCTATCTCTTGGAGCAGCATAACGCCAGCCAGCATACGATAGCCAGCTACCGCGATACCTTTAGACTCTTGCTTCAATACTCGGCTAAACGGTTGGGCAAGAAACCCTCGGATCTAACACTAACCGACCTTGACGCATCGCTTGTGCTGGGCTTTCTCGATCACCTGGAGACCGAACGCGGCAACTCCGTAGCAAGCCGAAACGCGAGACTTGCAGCCATACGCTCCTTCCTCAACTACGCGGGGTTTCGTGACCCCTCAGCTCTTGCAGGCGTCCAACGTGTTAGAGCAATCCCGAACAAACGATACGACAGGCTACTGCTTGGTTTCCTCTCCCGGGAGGAAATGCAGGCTATACTGGACGCGCCAGACTGCTCCACTTGGAGCGGCCAGCGGGATCACGCTATGCTGGCGACATTCTACAACACCGGGGCAAGGGTCTCGGAGGTAGTTTCGCTGCAAGTAAAGGATGTGGACCTTGAACATCGCAGGTGCATTCAGATTGTCGGTAAAGGAAGAAAGCAACGGCAAGTTCCTCTATGGAAATCCACCGTGGGAATCCTCAAGAGTTGGAGAAGGCAATTACCGAACAACGAGAGCGCACCGTTATTCCCCAATCGGTTCGGACAGCCGATGACGCGCTCTGGGGTTGAGAGCCGGCTAAACGAGGCTGTACGAACGGCAAGAGAGCGTCAACCGTCACTCGATGGAAGGAAAATCTCACCTCACACCCTCCGTCACACCACTGCAATGCACTTGCTTCAGTCGGGCGTGGATATTACGGTGATAGCTCTCTGGCTGGGACACGAGAGTATTGAGACAACACACCGCTACATCGAAGCCGACCTGGAAATGAAACGAAAGGCACTGGAGACTGTCTCAGAACCGGTTATCCCAAGGCATTCGTATCAGCCTCCAGATCGTCTACTGGCGTTTCTTGAATCGCTCTGA
- a CDS encoding Mu transposase C-terminal domain-containing protein, whose protein sequence is MDRSFKPEAYALIASGKISILQQLNEYFWAWLEVAYHRKVHGVLKQTPKDRFESDSTPLRRLDPFKVRQAFLWQEKRRVDKTGCFTLDGNTYEVSAALARRTITVRYDPYDLSLVQVWLGNEQYPDAQPLDLQRTRRREVSQPTPVAATPPVSMSLLELAKRQYEEERRQKLGGMRFPRLEEEKTQ, encoded by the coding sequence GTGGACCGAAGTTTCAAACCGGAGGCCTACGCGCTGATCGCCTCCGGGAAGATCTCCATACTCCAGCAACTGAACGAGTACTTCTGGGCGTGGCTGGAGGTAGCGTACCACCGGAAGGTCCACGGGGTCTTGAAACAAACCCCGAAAGACCGCTTCGAATCAGACTCGACCCCCCTGAGGAGGCTCGACCCGTTCAAGGTCCGCCAGGCCTTTCTTTGGCAGGAGAAACGCCGAGTCGACAAGACGGGGTGCTTCACGCTTGACGGGAACACCTACGAGGTGAGCGCGGCGCTCGCGCGCAGGACGATCACCGTCCGCTACGACCCGTATGACCTCTCCCTTGTCCAGGTATGGCTCGGGAATGAGCAATATCCCGACGCTCAGCCCCTTGACCTGCAGAGAACACGACGCCGCGAGGTAAGTCAGCCTACGCCGGTCGCTGCCACGCCGCCCGTGAGCATGAGCCTCCTCGAACTGGCAAAGCGCCAGTACGAAGAAGAGAGACGTCAGAAACTCGGCGGGATGCGCTTCCCACGCCTCGAGGAGGAGAAAACACAATGA
- a CDS encoding AAA family ATPase — MIQRYFGLKSLPFDRALPPADLYVSQGWQELSARLDYIVRSRALGVITGEIGAGKSTAIRALAARLDPVRHPFLYIADSGLEPGGFYREVLAQFGITPAFHRRDTRRQFSHAFLDAYENQGKQPVLVVDEAHLLSPSMMAEVRFIVNFRFDSLSPFALILVGQPELRATLRLRTFEVIRQRVGVRYHLSGLQEPETKAYIEHSLKYAGATRPLFTDAAISQIHTITRGIPRLINTLATACLLDVCSQGGQVADTENVQRAQLDYEQI; from the coding sequence ATGATCCAGCGTTACTTCGGCCTGAAGAGTCTACCGTTCGACCGGGCCCTTCCACCGGCGGACCTCTACGTCAGCCAGGGCTGGCAGGAACTCTCCGCCAGGCTGGATTACATAGTCAGGTCCCGCGCTCTCGGCGTCATCACCGGAGAGATAGGAGCCGGAAAGTCAACAGCCATACGCGCCCTGGCTGCAAGGCTCGACCCCGTCCGCCACCCATTCCTCTACATCGCCGACTCCGGCCTCGAGCCCGGGGGATTCTACAGGGAGGTGTTGGCGCAGTTCGGCATCACTCCTGCATTTCACCGGAGAGATACTCGTCGCCAGTTCAGCCATGCCTTCCTCGACGCCTACGAGAACCAGGGAAAACAGCCTGTGCTTGTCGTCGACGAGGCCCACCTGCTATCGCCCTCGATGATGGCGGAGGTACGGTTCATAGTGAACTTCAGGTTCGATTCGCTGTCCCCATTCGCCCTCATCCTGGTGGGCCAGCCCGAACTCCGGGCCACTTTGCGCCTCCGTACCTTCGAGGTCATACGGCAGCGTGTAGGCGTGCGCTACCACCTCTCCGGACTCCAGGAACCTGAAACCAAAGCCTACATCGAACACTCTCTCAAATACGCAGGCGCCACCCGGCCGCTGTTCACCGACGCGGCTATCTCCCAGATCCACACGATCACGCGCGGAATCCCAAGGCTGATAAACACCCTCGCCACCGCCTGCCTGCTCGATGTATGCAGCCAGGGCGGCCAGGTGGCCGACACCGAAAACGTCCAGCGCGCCCAACTCGACTACGAGCAGATCTGA
- a CDS encoding UPF0236 family protein — protein MYRRKGTGEPVFLLDEALGLEKRKRLSPRMRELAVELGTETTFRRAAKVLSRLVPGVSAMGVWDEVKAAGERAAVEAEALCSAVFERGVVPEGGMELPRFGGHRQALVFRL, from the coding sequence ATGTACCGGCGCAAAGGTACTGGGGAGCCGGTATTCTTGTTGGACGAAGCGCTGGGGCTGGAGAAGCGGAAGAGATTGAGTCCGAGGATGCGGGAGTTGGCGGTGGAGTTGGGGACGGAGACGACGTTCAGGAGGGCGGCGAAGGTATTGAGCCGTCTTGTGCCTGGTGTAAGTGCGATGGGGGTTTGGGATGAGGTAAAGGCGGCTGGGGAGCGGGCTGCAGTGGAGGCGGAGGCGCTTTGCTCGGCGGTGTTTGAGAGGGGTGTAGTGCCCGAGGGTGGGATGGAGTTACCCCGGTTTGGTGGACACCGTCAGGCTTTGGTTTTCAGGCTGC